agtgagagagagagaggagcgcagcaggattggacagagatagagaggagcacaacgggagcagagagtgggagagaagcaaggcgggagcggagagagagagaggagcgcagtgggatggagcggagagagagaaagaggagcacggcgggaccggagagagagaggagcacagagagagaggagcacagcgggagggagcggagtgagagaaagaggagcacggcgggaccggagagagagaggagcacagagagagaggagcacagcgggagcagggcAAGGAAGAatcgaaaagtgacgtcacagtttATAGTgaaagcagggaaacagagagccactgGGGTGAGTAtccaggtaagtttttaattttcaTTTAATttcaatcaaacatagcatcaaacatcacaggcaagcaggtaggtgagtgGTTTGGGAagcagctacctgtttggtgagtatctgggatGCGATTTACATCCATTTTACTCTGAACGTTTAACATAGTAAAGGAacaagtggtaagcttaataaaatacgttaaaaaaggaaaataaaataaataactgcATAAAATAATGAAGTAGTTCATTAAAACACATTTAAGGACGGCAGGGCAGGTGTTGtgccacggctgcagcatgtgggagctcctggatgccagtgtgatccagggcaaacacggctgtggtaagtgtttgcggctcgaggagcttcggctcagagtcattgaactgcagtccgagctgcagacagtgCGACACGTCAGGGAGGGGGGAAAGCTACCTGGACCCTtatagtatagttaggggaattgacactgttctctgcagcaaacagcgagagtccagacggctgtgttgcctgcctggtgccagggttcaggacatctgctcagggccagagaggaacttacagtgggacggggaggatccagtcatcgttgtccatgtaggtaccagcgacataggcaggCCAAGGAAGGAGGTTCGGCATAGTCAGTATGAcgaactaggcgccaaattaagaagcagaacctcaaaggtaataatctctggattattacctgagccacgtgcaaattggcagagggcaaataaggttagagaaatgaatgtgtggctcaaagactagtgtggtagaagtgggttccggttcgtggggcactggcaccagtactggggaaagtggtggctgtaccgttgggacggtctacacctgaaccgcgcTGTGGCCGGTGTtcgagcgagccgcataactagggaagtagagggggtttaaaactgaatagtgggggcaagggatcaaatttgggaagatatggtaaaacaaggagtagagacaagagagagaggtattaatatgggaaatgataaacagaccgtgacaggaagggacagagtgtacaaatctaagagtaaatcaacagataaggctggaggttacaaaaataataaaaggacacaactaaaggctctgtatctgaatgcacgtagcattcgaaacaaaacagatgaactgagagcacaaattgaaataaataagtacgatctgatagccattacagagacatggctgcaggatgacatagactgggacctgaatattgaaaggcacatgacatttaggaaggagaggaagctaggaaaaagtggaggggtagctctgttaattaaagatggtattagcacaatggagaggggtgacctaagttcaggagaccaggatgtagaagcagtttgggtagagatgagaaattataaaggcaagaagtcactagcgggagtggtgtacaggccacctaacattaaccacactgtaggacggggtataaaggaagaaataatggcagcttgtcagaaagatagagagataattatgggggattttaaccaacatacagactggaaaaatcagatgggcagaggtaacctagaatgttttcaggataatttctgggaacaatatgttctggagccaaccagagagcaggctatactagacctggtattgtgcaaatgagataggattaattaatgacctcatagttaaggcgcccctaggtagcagcgatcataatatgattgaaatttacattcagtttgagggagagaagagtgggtccaagactagtattttaaacttaaataagggcaattatgagggcatgaaagcagagccagctgaagtgaactggcaaatcaggttaagggatcggtcaatagagatgcagtggcagacatttaaggggatatttcagaatacacagaatagatacatttcaacgaggaagaaaaattccaagggtgggacccaccatccgtggttaactaaaacagttaaagatagtatcaaacttaaagaaaaagcatataattgcacaaagatgggtggcaggtcagaagaatgGACAGGATATAaataacagcaaagaatgacgaaaagattgataaggaaggtaaaattagagtacgagagaaagctagctaaaaatataaagacagatagtaagagtttctatcgacgtttaaaaaagagttaacaaagtgagcattggttatATAaaaagtgagactggggaattcataatggataataaggagatggcagatgaattgaatagatattttgcatcggtcttcactactgaggatacaagtaacatcccagtattagctgtaagtcaggaagtggaagggagggaggaactcaagaaaattacaatcaccggggaagtggtactgaacaaattgttggagctgtgggctgacaagtctccgggtcctgatggacttcatcccagggtgttaaaagaagtggctagtgagacagttgatgcattaattttaattttccaaaattccctagattcggggaaggttgtgTTGGGTTGGACAACACGGAATGTAATTCCTTTatccaaaaagggagacagaaagcaagaaactacaggccagttagcttaacatctgtcttggggaaaatgttcaaagcttttattaaagatgttatagcagagcacttggaaaaattcaaggtaatcaggcagagtcaacatggtttgttgaaagggaaatcatgtttaaccaatttattggagttctttgagggagttacatgtgctgtggataaagggggaccggtggatgtattgtacttagatttccagaatgcatttgataaggtgccagatcaaaggttattgcagaaaataaaagctcatggtgtagggggtaacacattggcatggatagaagattggccagctgacaggaaacagagtaggcataaatgggtcattttctggttggcaagatgtaacgagtggtgtaccacagggatcagtgctggggcctcaatttttttacaatttatataaatgacttagatgaagggaccgaaggtatggttgctaaatttgctgatgacacaaagataggtaggaaagtaacttgcgaagaggacataaggaggctccaAAGCAGGTATaggtaggttaattgagtgggcaaagacctggcaaatggagtataatgtgggaaagagtgaaattgcccattttggcaggaagaataaaaaagcatattatcaaaatggtgagagattgcagagctctgagatgcagagggatctgggtgtcccagtgcatgaatcacaaaagattagtgtgcaggtacagaacgtaataaggaaagctaatagaatgttatcgtttatcgcgaggggaattgaatataaaagtagggaggttatgcttcagctatacaggacattggtgagaccacatctggagtactgtgtacagtattggtctccttatttaaggaacgatgtaaatgtgttggaggcagttcagagagggttgactagactaatacttggaatgggcgggctgtcttatgaggaaagattggacaggctaggcttgtatccgctggagtttagaagagtaagaggcgacttgattgaaacatataagatcctgaggggtcttgacagggtggatgtggaaaggatgtttccccttgtgggagaatctcgaactaggggggtcactgtttaacaataaggggtcacccatttaagacagagatgaggagaaattgtttctctcagagggtggtgagtctttggaattctcttcctcaaaaggcggtggaaacagagtctttgaatatttttaaggcagaggtagatagagtcttgataagcaaggggggggggtgaaaggttatcgggggtaggtgggaatgtggagtaatcagttcagtcatgaacttaatgaatggtggagcaagctcgaagggcagagtggcctactcctgttcctaattcatatgttcgtatgacacGTAGTGAAGTTAGGTTAAACTTGGAacaaaccttgcttagaccacacttggagcactgtgcacagttccactctccatatccctcggttagaccacacttgtagcactgtgcacagttccactctccatatccctgggttggaccacacttggagcactgtgcacagttccactctccatatccctgggttggaccacacttggagcactgtgctcagttccagtctccatatccctgggttggaccacacttggagcactgtgcacagttccactctccatatccctgggttagaccacacttggagcaccgtgcacagttccactctccatctgATAAAAAAAGATATAGAGACGCTGGTGAAGGTGCAAATTAGATTTACTacaaatgataccagaactgagaggttgtacCTTATGGGGAAAAGAGAACTCGAAAAGAGAAggcggaggggtgacctgattgaggtctttaagattacGAATGGGTTTCGATAGGGTCgacgtggagaagatgtttccactcgggGGCGAGACCGGAACTAGGGGGCCATCGATAcacgataatcactaataaatccaatgggggggaattcaggagaaacgtctttccccagagagtggaagaatgtggaacccgctaccTCAGGGAGTGGGTTGAGGTGAATCGCAGAGATGTATTTGAGTgggggaaactggataaacacacgagaaaggaataggagggtgTACACTGCGAATGTTTGCCAGTTCtaccgaaaggtcacagacctggaccgTTAACTCAGTCCCTCTGGCTACCGAGGCAGCCAGACCtgctgttttctgtttttgttacagatTTCCCCCAGCGCCTGCAGTATTTTGTAAGTGCGGGGTCTGCCAAGACGGGGAGACAAGGTCGTGGGGGGAAGAGGTGGACTCGATAACGTCATCAACTGATAGTCCTTttggtggtacagaacttgagtactgctgaaaatagagacatgctgtcgaggCTTTAtgtcttgcactcgtcaggacttccacaagaataaccaatgcgaGGGAAAAGAGCTCTGACACCATGTCTCTGTATTGCTAACGACTCGAGACGGGGACACCCAGTCGTCACGGCCGCTGGACTGACGACGCTTTGTCGTTCCCGTCTGTCTGCCGCTGCCTGGGTCCCGGTGACCCGCTCTCGGCGCGGTGCGCGGCGTTGTGCCGGCTGAAGCTGGAGGGCTGGCTGAACTCTTTGCCGCAGGTCCGGCAGCGGTAGGGGTTCTCGCCGGTGTGGGCGCGCCGGTGGACGGCGAGGTTGGAGGCGCAGCCGAAGCGCTTGCCGCACATGGCACAGGCGTGGGGCTTCTCCCCCGTGTGCACGCGCCGGTGCGCGGCCAGCGAGAAGGGCCGGCCGAAGCGCTTGCCGCAGGTCTCGCAGGCGTGCGGCCGCTCCCCGGTGTGCACCCGCCGGTGGTCGGCCAGCGAGGACGAGCGGCCGAAGCGCCTGCCGCAGGTCTCGCAGGCgtacggcctctccccggtgtgcacCCGCCGGTGGGCCGACAGGCCGGCCGCCTGGCTGAAGCGCTTGCCGCACGTCTGGCAGGCGTGGGGCCGCTCATCGCCGTGTTCGCGCCGCCGGTGCTCCGCCAGGGCGGAGGGCCGCCGGAAGGCCTGGCTGCAGCCGCCGCAGGGGAGGGGGCGCTCGCCGGCGTGGCAGGCCGCGTGTCGCCGAGCGCTCGCCAGATCGGCGAAGCCCCGCCCGCAGTCTGCGCACCGGtgcggcctctccccggtgtgggcCCGCCGCCGGTGCGTGGCCAGGTTGGCGCGCTGGGCGAAGCCGCGGCCGCACTCGGGGCACCGGTACGGCCTCTCGCCGGTGTGGACCCGCCGGTGGACGCCCAGCGCGTGCGCCCGGCCGAACCCCCGGCCGCAGACCTCGCAGCGCAGCGGCCAGTCGCCGGTGTGGCGGGGCCGGTGCCTGAGCAGGTCGGAGAGGCGGGCGAACCAGCGGCCGCAGTCCCGGCACTCCACCGGCTCCTTCTCCCGGTGCGCCGGGAGGTGCTCCTGCAGCCGGGCGAAACACTCGAAGCTCCTCCCGCACTGGGAGCAGATGAAACTCTTCCGGCCGGCCACGGGGTCCGTCTGCTCCGctgcccccttctcctcctcctcctcctcctcgtcagtGCGACCAGCAGCCATCCTGTTCCGAAAGATCTCCGGAGAACAAAGGGCGGCCTCCGCCACCGGCCAGGAATCCTCCATTCGGCTGTCCCCCCTAAAGAGAAACAAGACAAGATGACATCAAGAGActgggagaaactgggattgttctcctgagaacagagaaggttcagagggagattgagcagaatgatcccagggatgagggacttcagttaatttggagagactgggagaagctgggattgttctcctgaggacagagaaggttaagagggagacTTAATCGGGACGTTCACAATCAGGAAGGGTTtggatggagtaaatgaggagagactgtttcccAGTGGTGGGAGGGTGAGGAACCGGAGGGATACAGATCGAGGGTGATTGGTGAGAGAACCGGTGGGAGGAAGATGAGGAAACATTATTTGAGGCAGTCAGttcttgtgatctggaacgcgctgcctgaaaggacggtggaagcagattcaatcgggtaaatactggaaggggaaaaatctGCAGGGATCCGGGGAAggagcggggagggggggtggggagtgggatgaatCGGATAGCTCGTTCACCGAGCTGGCACGGGTGCGGCGGAACCGACGGCACTCCCTTTGAAGCTGCCGGCGGTCTGCGATTCCGCTGGGCCCGGCTTCTCCTATCTTCCGGACCGCCGGGGGTCATCTGGAGCGCAATTGCAGCCGACTGTACGTGTCAAGCCGCGGCGGCAGAGAAAGGCAGCCCCGTTTGCCCCCACCACCTCCGGGGTGGGATGCGACCGCGCCCCCAAAGCGGATCTTTTATTTCTTTCTGACGGAGGCACGGTCCGCGTCGTGAACTCACCCCCCCGCCAAgcttgggcacagcaagatccccaacAGCAGCGATGCCAGACATGAGCAGGTTATCTTTTCGAAAGTGATGTTGGGCAGAGGGATGAATATTGAATCCCACCCACATCACGTCCCCCACCAATTCTGCCATTGTGGCTGTGGGATCTTCCCATTCCCTTTCATAAGGCATAGCTCACATCCACCCACCCACCCATCATTCACCCCCTCCAACAATTTCCAGTACCCACGCTTCACCCACTCACCTGGGCCTCTTCCTCTCGAAGATGAACCGGCTCCAACAGTCGAATAGCAACAATAATTGCTCCTTGCTGCAATCAAGATGGCGGCGCCTCCTCTCAACCCCCCCCCTCTGGACTACAGCCCCCACAATACACCGCGCTGCGCCTCCGCCCCTTGTGCGCAGGCGCGGCCACGCCTCCGCAGGCGTGTGCGCAGCTGCGGCCCCGCCCCCAGCCCGGCAGCCCGGAGCCGCCTGACGCGTATTTTCACCCACGTGCCCACCAGACACGCTGCCCGTGGGCCAATCAGAGAGGAGGGCGGCCGGGGAGGCGGGGTTCTTCGCCACGACCCTGCCCGGCGGCGGCGCATTGTGGGACATGTAGTGCAGAGCGGGGCAGTTGTAGTTTTTTTAAAGGAAGCAGGCGCCATTTTGAAAAACCAgtatttccccctccccccaccttcagCATCCCACACAGAAACAAAAGAAGAAGAAAAATTATGATCAATCCTCAATTATTGTAATTTTCCTTTTTCTTAAAAGCCCTCCCAATAAGCTGTGAGCTGCAGAGGCCCAGGCGAGTGAGTGAAGCCTGGGGGCTGAGAGTGGAATGGAATGGGAAGATCCCACAGCCAATATTGGGTGCAGGGTGGCTGGCGGAGCCCAGGGAACCCCAATATTTATACCACAAACCGATGTCTTTtcaaagaaaggaaaaaaaaaaatcacgatCCAGCCATTTGCCaggttgctgcttgtgggatcttgccgtgcgcAAAGTTGTCCCGACGCAATTCAGGTGCGCCCTATCGGTTGCAAAGTGCTTCGGGGGCATCCTGTTCCAACtgacgccctcccccccccccccccccccccgcaacccagAACCCCAGCAAGAAGTAAAGGCGAGCCTGAAATTTTATCGTCGGTTGCAATTGCGCTCCAGGTGACCCTGGCGTCCCGCAGCCGCGGCTGCGGTCCCGGCGCTCGGGCACGGGAACGGGTCAAGCTGCTCCCTGCCGGggattctgctccacacgagcctcctcccaacccCCACTCCGTTAAGGTGGTGATCTAATCTGGGAATTTATGACGATTAAAGGATTTGCTGGTATCGATAGAGAGAAAGTATTTCCTCtggcttggggtgggggtggggtgcaagaGTTCAGAacgagggggcagaaccttaaaattcgagccaggccgttcaggggtgatgtcaagagcactccctacctctgtaacctcctcgagccccgacaaccctccgagatgtctATGCTCCTCCGATCCCGGCCTCGAGCATCCTCCCCGCTTCCCGTCGCTCCACCGTTTGCAGCCGAGCCTTCAGCTTCCCTggggggccctgagctctggaattccctcctgaaacatCCTCGCCTCACTCCATTATCGATCGCGTTCTCAGTTCAGCGTTGTCCAGCATTTCTGCACGGCTGACGGTCCGTGCACGTCAGATTCCCTATGTCAACCGTCACACTGTAATCCTCAGCGGCGCCAAACGGGTTTCCAACACTCGGGcgtgatcgatactgtatcactgtgtatatcagtgtgaggactgatcctgtgtctgtgtatctgatactctcggtgtgtgatcgatactgtatcactgtgtatatcagtgtgtggactgatcctgtgtctgtgtatctgatactctcggtgtgtgatcgatactgtatcactgtgtatatcagtgtgtggactgatcctgtgtctgtgtatctgatactctcggtgtgtgatcgatactgtatcactgtgtatatcagtgtgaggactgatcctgtgtctgtgtatctgatactctcggtgtgtgatcgatactgtatcactgtgtatatcagtgtgtggactgatcctgtgtctgtgtatctgatactctcggtgtgtgatcgatactgtatcactgtgtatatcagtgtgtggactgatcctgtgtctgtgtatctgatactctcggtgtgtgatcgatactgtatcactgtgtatatcagtgtgaggactgatcctgtgtctgtgtatctgatactctcggtgtgtgatcgatactgtatcactgtgtatatcagtgtgtggactgatcctgtgtctgtgtatctgatactctcggtgtgtgatcgatactgtatcactgtgtatatcagtgtgaggactgatcctgtgtctgtgtatctgatactctcgctgtgtgatcgatactgtatcactgtgtatatcagtgtgaggactgatcctgtgtctgtgtatctgatactctcggtgtgtgatcgatactgtatcactgtgtatatcagtgtgaggactgatcctgtgtctgtgtatctgatactctcggtgtgtgatcgatactgtatcactgtgtatatcagtgtgtggactgatcctgtgtctgtgtatctgatactctcggtgtgtgatcgatactgtatcactgtgtatatcagtgcgtggactgatcctgtgtctgtgtatctgatactctcagtgtgtgatcgatactgtatcactgtgtatatcagtgtgaggactgatcctgtgtctgtgtatctgatactctcagtgtgtgatcgatactgtatcactgtgtatatcagtgtgaggactgatcctgtgtctgtgtatctgatactctcggtgtgtgatcgatactgtatcactgtgtatatcagtgtgaggactgatcctgtgtctgtgtatctgatactctcggtgtgtgatcgatactgtatcactgtgtatatcagtgtgtggactgatcctgtgtctgtgtatctgatactctcggtgtgtgatcgatactgtatcactgtgtatatcagtgtgaggactgatcctgtgtctgtgtatctgatactctcagtgtgtgatcgatactgtatcactgtgtatatcagtgtgaggactgatcctgtgtctgtgtatctgatactctcggtgtgtgatcgatactgtatcactgtgtatatcagtgtgaggactgatcctgtgtctgtgtatctgatactctcggtgtgtgatcgatactgtatcactgtgtatatcagtgtgaggactgatcctgtgtctgtgtatctgatactctcggtgtgtgatcgatactgtatcactgtgtatatcagtgtgaggactgatcctgtgtctgtgtatctgatactctcggtgtgtgatcgatactgtatcactgtgtatatcagtgtgaggactgatcctgtgtctgtgtatctgatactctcagtgtgtgatcgatactgtatcactgtgtatatcagtgtgaggactgatcctgtgtctgtgtatctgatactctcggtgtgtgatcgatactgtatcactgtgtatatcagtgtgaggactgatcctgtgtctgtgtatctgatactctcggtgtgtgatcgatactgtatcactgtgtatatcagtgtgaggactgatcctgtgtctgtgtatctgatactctcagtgtgtgatcgatactgtatcactgtgtatatcagtgtgaggactgatcctgtgtctgtgtatctgatactctcggtgtgtgatcgatactgtatcactgtgtatatcagtgtgaggactgatcctgtgtctgtgtatctgatactctcggtgtgtgatcgatactgtatcactgtgtatatcagtgtgaggactgatcctgtgtctgtgtatctgatactctcagtgtgtgatcgatactgtatcactgtgtatatcagtgtgaggactgatcctgtgtctgtgtatctgatactctcagtgtgtgatc
This DNA window, taken from Heterodontus francisci isolate sHetFra1 chromosome 45, sHetFra1.hap1, whole genome shotgun sequence, encodes the following:
- the LOC137356264 gene encoding zinc finger protein 436-like, whose translation is MSHNAPPPGRVVAKNPASPAALLSDWPTGSVSGGHVGENTRQAAPGCRAGGGAAAAHTPAEAWPRLRTRGGGAARCIVGAVVQRGGVERRRRHLDCSKEQLLLLFDCWSRFIFERKRPRGDSRMEDSWPVAEAALCSPEIFRNRMAAGRTDEEEEEEEKGAAEQTDPVAGRKSFICSQCGRSFECFARLQEHLPAHREKEPVECRDCGRWFARLSDLLRHRPRHTGDWPLRCEVCGRGFGRAHALGVHRRVHTGERPYRCPECGRGFAQRANLATHRRRAHTGERPHRCADCGRGFADLASARRHAACHAGERPLPCGGCSQAFRRPSALAEHRRREHGDERPHACQTCGKRFSQAAGLSAHRRVHTGERPYACETCGRRFGRSSSLADHRRVHTGERPHACETCGKRFGRPFSLAAHRRVHTGEKPHACAMCGKRFGCASNLAVHRRAHTGENPYRCRTCGKEFSQPSSFSRHNAAHRAESGSPGPRQRQTDGNDKASSVQRP